A window of the Myxosarcina sp. GI1 genome harbors these coding sequences:
- a CDS encoding PH domain-containing protein — MFKRIASDALGLSDIGIIVEPXDYDKVESDDFILHEEKEKIYFLIKSKADEYCFTNQALIHVDGTSAVSKRRTLKRWNYSNHYIQNVVLETAGTVDLDIEIKFNIGSHYYSIDVGKKYIKQLRNLYKALVKISLIQETNDRYLKYAENSLEIASRSVNRSSSNRTLEQEFKAINEYTFEWLTHFHETYSVKDFASVFEMFIQPNS; from the coding sequence ATGTTTAAAAGAATTGCTTCTGATGCACTRGGACTRAGCGACATTGGAATTATTGTCGAGCCTRAAGATTACGATAAAGTAGAATCCGATGACTTTATCCTGCACGAAGAGAAAGAAAAAATTTATTTCTTAATCAAATCCAAGGCAGATGAGTATTGTTTTACCAATCAGGCTTTAATTCATGTCGATGGTACATCCGCAGTTAGTAAAAGGCGAACTTTGAAACGTTGGAATTACAGCAACCACTATATTCAAAATGTAGTGCTAGAAACGGCTGGTACTGTAGATTTAGACATTGAAATCAAATTTAATATTGGCTCTCACTATTACTCTATTGATGTTGGGAAAAAATACATAAAACAATTGAGGAATTTATACAAAGCTTTAGTCAAAATTAGTTTGATTCAAGAAACAAACGATCGCTATCTCAAATACGCTGAAAACAGCTTGGAAATCGCCTCACGTTCTGTCAATCGCTCCTCAAGTAATAGAACTCTAGAACAAGAATTTAAAGCCATCAATGAGTATACCTTTGAGTGGCTGACACACTTTCATGAAACCTATAGCGTCAAAGACTTTGCTTCAGTCTTTGAAATGTTTATTCAGCCCAACTCTTAA
- a CDS encoding nucleoside triphosphate pyrophosphohydrolase, protein MRTEHNKLVRDKIPEIIRTSGNQCETTTLSNLDYIEALRQKLVEEAKEAAIAPDKDLPQELADVYEVIDALIAATGIEPEKVREIQKHKRCLRLASQSQRGGFDNKIKLLWTETNKQP, encoded by the coding sequence GTGAGAACCGAACACAACAAACTCGTTCGAGATAAAATACCAGAAATTATCCGCACTTCTGGCAATCAGTGTGAAACAACAACTTTAAGTAATTTAGATTACATTGAAGCTCTACGACAGAAATTGGTAGAAGAAGCTAAAGAAGCAGCGATCGCTCCTGATAAAGATTTGCCCCAGGAACTAGCCGATGTTTATGAAGTAATCGATGCTTTAATTGCTGCTACTGGAATTGAGCCAGAGAAAGTTAGAGAAATCCAAAAACACAAGCGATGCCTTCGGCTAGCTTCGCAATCGCAGCGAGGAGGATTCGATAATAAAATAAAACTGCTATGGACGGAGACGAATAAACAACCATGA
- a CDS encoding HNH endonuclease domain-containing protein, producing MTEFLGKEPTIEDYWRSIILYGNNVACYKFALGKALLEIAPTGKTFITLEELAEPFSRYITEHLKLAEKQTTSRSSSFLEACDRFNQSEISKDELIATTVRQGFENVIDAFHNVNKSELPVRFFTDERRSQNKGIALTDSLLELPELYQGQNLPQEVEARWRLVETAWKLKISKHLIKVDYDHEKKIIFTGSNNRRVDVTSCRDALNGYQKGKCFYCFADISIESGSVDLGDVDHFFPRKLIYHNIAHPIDGVWNLVLACQSCNRGTRGKFDRLPEKRFLKRLQIRNDFFISSHHPLRETLIQQTGTTPTKRAKFLEDNYQEASTGALINSSWQPEYEHPPAFGEDE from the coding sequence ATGACTGAATTTCTGGGTAAAGAGCCAACTATAGAAGATTACTGGCGGTCGATTATTCTGTATGGGAATAATGTCGCCTGTTACAAATTCGCACTAGGCAAAGCTTTACTAGAAATCGCCCCAACTGGTAAGACTTTTATTACTTTAGAGGAGTTAGCAGAACCGTTTTCTCGTTATATTACAGAGCATCTCAAGCTGGCAGAAAAGCAAACTACATCACGTTCTAGTAGTTTTTTAGAGGCTTGCGATCGCTTCAATCAGAGTGAAATTAGCAAGGATGAATTGATAGCAACTACAGTCCGACAGGGATTTGAGAATGTCATTGATGCCTTTCACAACGTCAATAAATCTGAGCTTCCCGTCCGTTTCTTTACCGACGAGCGTAGAAGTCAGAATAAAGGTATTGCCCTAACCGACAGTCTGTTAGAACTACCCGAACTATATCAGGGTCAGAACTTACCCCAAGAAGTAGAGGCAAGATGGCGTTTAGTCGAGACAGCTTGGAAGCTAAAAATATCGAAGCATCTAATTAAAGTAGACTACGACCATGAGAAGAAGATTATTTTTACTGGCAGTAACAACCGCCGAGTGGATGTCACCTCTTGTCGTGATGCTTTAAATGGCTATCAAAAAGGCAAATGTTTTTATTGTTTTGCAGATATTTCAATTGAAAGCGGATCGGTAGATTTAGGAGATGTCGATCACTTTTTTCCGCGCAAGCTAATTTACCACAACATCGCTCATCCTATCGACGGGGTTTGGAATTTAGTTTTAGCTTGTCAGAGTTGTAATCGCGGTACTAGAGGTAAGTTCGACCGATTACCCGAAAAGCGTTTTCTCAAACGGTTGCAGATTAGAAACGACTTTTTTATTAGCAGTCATCACCCTTTAAGAGAAACATTAATTCAGCAGACAGGCACGACACCTACGAAACGAGCTAAGTTTTTAGAAGATAATTATCAAGAAGCTTCTACTGGCGCACTAATCAACAGCAGTTGGCAACCAGAATACGAACATCCACCAGCTTTTGGAGAAGATGAGTAA
- a CDS encoding DNA sulfur modification protein DndB — protein MEETTFAELCSKTVYAKQVENYGKERVSLGIGNNQGQRLVIQIIIYASEIPNLFRNISRPIIESHLLEIKEYILKQASAGKKWIVGALTANVDPELIKCESIGSSLYIISIPNATPLDVTDGQHRIGAIASIIDSEHRELIANEQIPLTLILEKSSRQANVDFTDMAKGTTISNSLLVAFGSEGRDAIALELLRRVNLFRGSTRLDSASPGSGSKYIYTLNYIAGLVGCAMDGNSNASLAEYDDEKEIEQVGIELSEILNEFFSGCPITTNLSQKEKLTPEEVKNFRSTYILGLSIGLEILGCLIYQLRQGNLTITQIATQIDWSRDNNLWNEIFPHKKATTNNESLGTLPLSDAIEQLIN, from the coding sequence ATGGAAGAAACAACGTTTGCTGAACTTTGCTCCAAAACTGTTTATGCCAAACAGGTAGAGAATTATGGAAAGGAACGAGTATCATTAGGAATTGGCAATAATCAAGGACAAAGATTGGTTATTCAGATAATCATTTATGCTTCTGAAATTCCCAACTTGTTCAGAAATATATCGCGTCCAATTATCGAATCTCATTTATTAGAGATAAAAGAATATATTTTAAAGCAGGCAAGTGCAGGTAAGAAATGGATCGTAGGAGCATTAACTGCCAATGTTGACCCAGAGCTAATCAAATGTGAATCTATTGGTTCAAGCCTATATATTATAAGTATTCCTAACGCTACTCCTTTAGATGTAACTGATGGTCAACATCGAATAGGCGCGATCGCTTCAATTATAGATTCAGAGCATCGAGAACTAATAGCAAATGAGCAAATTCCATTAACTTTAATCTTGGAAAAAAGTTCGAGACAAGCGAATGTTGATTTCACAGATATGGCAAAAGGAACGACAATATCCAATTCTTTGTTGGTAGCTTTCGGCTCTGAAGGTCGAGATGCGATCGCTTTAGAACTTCTACGCAGAGTAAATCTTTTTCGGGGTAGCACTCGCTTAGATTCAGCTTCTCCTGGTTCTGGTTCTAAGTATATTTACACCCTCAATTACATTGCAGGTTTAGTTGGTTGTGCAATGGATGGTAACAGTAACGCATCACTTGCTGAATATGACGATGAGAAAGAAATTGAGCAAGTAGGGATTGAGTTGAGTGAAATACTTAATGAGTTCTTTTCTGGCTGTCCAATAACAACCAATTTATCCCAAAAAGAAAAATTGACTCCTGAAGAAGTAAAAAACTTTCGCAGCACCTACATTTTAGGTTTAAGTATTGGCTTAGAAATATTAGGTTGTTTGATATATCAACTTCGGCAGGGAAACCTTACAATTACTCAAATAGCAACTCAGATTGATTGGTCTAGAGATAACAACTTGTGGAATGAAATATTTCCTCATAAGAAAGCAACTACGAATAACGAGTCTTTGGGGACATTGCCGTTGAGTGATGCTATTGAGCAATTAATAAACTAG
- a CDS encoding isoprenylcysteine carboxylmethyltransferase family protein: MNLQKVLLPPVWFLLSIILMVGLHLVLPVRQLFFSPVTYLGIGAIAVGIIVLLFCAYLFRQKNTAIEPFKESSYLLREGIFNYSRNPIYLGMITVLTGLWLYLGTLTPAIVIPVFAWLIQEMFVKEEEQMLEAKFGEEYREYKATVRRWI; the protein is encoded by the coding sequence ATGAACTTGCAGAAAGTTTTATTACCTCCTGTTTGGTTTTTACTATCGATTATCTTGATGGTAGGACTGCATTTGGTGCTACCCGTCAGACAGCTATTTTTCTCACCCGTTACTTATTTAGGAATTGGAGCTATCGCAGTCGGAATAATTGTGCTTCTGTTTTGTGCCTACCTGTTTCGACAAAAGAATACGGCGATCGAACCTTTTAAAGAATCGAGTTATCTACTTAGAGAAGGAATCTTTAACTACAGCAGAAATCCTATTTATTTGGGCATGATAACTGTCTTAACTGGCTTGTGGCTTTATTTAGGAACTCTGACTCCCGCAATCGTTATTCCTGTGTTTGCTTGGCTGATTCAAGAAATGTTTGTCAAAGAAGAAGAACAAATGCTCGAAGCTAAATTTGGTGAGGAGTATCGAGAATACAAAGCTACAGTCAGACGTTGGATTTAA
- a CDS encoding Hsp20/alpha crystallin family protein, with the protein MTLVRYNPWQEMTSLQRQLNSLFDNADGFNNLAKVPAAELTETDDALHLKLEVPGMEAKDLDIQVMADRVAIAGERKSEIKEKTRSEFRYGKFQRVIPLPARIQNTNVTAEYKDGILNLSLPKSEEEKNKVVKVNLGEATA; encoded by the coding sequence ATGACATTAGTAAGATACAATCCTTGGCAAGAAATGACTTCTTTACAACGTCAATTAAACAGCTTATTTGATAATGCGGATGGCTTCAATAACTTAGCCAAAGTACCTGCCGCCGAACTTACTGAAACCGATGATGCTTTACATCTCAAACTAGAAGTTCCTGGCATGGAAGCTAAAGATTTAGACATTCAGGTAATGGCTGACAGAGTAGCGATCGCAGGAGAACGTAAATCTGAAATTAAAGAAAAAACTCGCTCTGAATTCCGTTACGGTAAATTCCAAAGAGTAATCCCTCTACCTGCCAGAATTCAAAACACTAACGTCACTGCCGAGTACAAAGACGGTATCCTCAATCTGAGTTTACCTAAATCTGAAGAAGAAAAAAACAAAGTAGTTAAAGTAAATCTCGGTGAAGCTACCGCTTAG
- the arfB gene encoding alternative ribosome rescue aminoacyl-tRNA hydrolase ArfB: protein MLKISEQLSVPSSEIELKAVRSTGAGGQNVNKVATAIHLRFDLEASSLPDRYKYKLLKLNDSRISTDGVVVIKAQQFRTQQQNREDALRRLKDLIKSVLTPKKKRLATKLTKGARKRRLDNKAKRGQLKASRKKVDYD from the coding sequence ATGTTAAAAATTTCAGAGCAACTTAGTGTTCCCAGTAGTGAAATAGAGTTAAAAGCTGTACGCTCGACTGGAGCAGGTGGACAAAATGTAAACAAGGTAGCTACTGCAATACATTTACGATTCGATCTTGAAGCTTCTTCACTTCCCGACCGCTACAAATACAAGCTGTTGAAGTTAAATGATTCTAGAATATCAACCGATGGCGTTGTTGTTATTAAAGCCCAACAGTTCCGTACTCAGCAGCAGAATAGAGAAGATGCTTTAAGGCGACTTAAGGATTTAATCAAAAGCGTATTAACTCCCAAGAAGAAGAGACTTGCAACTAAACTAACTAAAGGAGCAAGAAAAAGACGGTTAGATAACAAAGCCAAACGTGGTCAATTAAAGGCATCAAGAAAAAAGGTTGATTATGATTAG
- a CDS encoding group II intron maturase-specific domain-containing protein, producing the protein MHFVARTFYYRPQGGAISPLLANIALHGMEERIKEFAASLKGCKRDNKRSLALIRYADDFLIIHENLEIIKQSQKIISDWLAEYDLEIKPEKTRIAHTLKTHDGTKQGFNFLGFNIRQYPVGKYKSGTNSHGKKLGFKTLIKPSDESIKRHYAQIAEVIRKHNAAPQKALISKLNPIIRGWCNYYRTVCSKKTYSKVGNRMFKRLQRWANKRHPNKGKKWIVNKYWKRVGNNNWVFGERGGITLIEHPTIAIKRHTKVKEHASPYDGNTTYWATRKGKHPELKDSISQLLKKQKGKCNWCKLNFQEGELIEKDHIISRIIAGNKKDNLQLLHRHCHNEKTKEDLKLIKKHKVEMLNANKKRKAEKEYKNLMKQFNKLNWIWIDDIPTLVGTHKEPGKRGAV; encoded by the coding sequence CTGCACTTCGTTGCACGAACCTTCTATTACCGCCCCCAAGGCGGAGCAATAAGCCCGCTATTGGCAAATATAGCCCTACATGGAATGGAAGAAAGGATAAAAGAATTCGCCGCCAGTCTAAAAGGATGTAAAAGAGATAATAAAAGATCTCTAGCTCTAATTAGATACGCAGACGACTTTCTAATAATCCATGAAAACCTCGAAATAATAAAACAAAGTCAAAAAATAATTAGTGATTGGTTGGCAGAATATGACCTAGAAATTAAACCTGAAAAAACCAGGATTGCACACACCCTAAAAACACATGATGGCACAAAACAAGGATTCAACTTTCTTGGATTCAATATACGCCAATACCCAGTAGGGAAATACAAATCCGGAACAAATTCACATGGTAAAAAACTAGGATTCAAAACACTGATAAAACCAAGTGATGAAAGCATCAAAAGGCACTATGCCCAGATAGCGGAAGTCATAAGGAAACACAATGCAGCACCTCAAAAAGCACTAATCTCAAAACTAAACCCCATAATCAGGGGATGGTGTAACTACTACAGAACAGTCTGTAGCAAGAAAACATACTCCAAAGTTGGCAATCGTATGTTTAAAAGGTTACAGAGATGGGCGAATAAAAGACACCCTAATAAAGGGAAAAAATGGATAGTAAACAAATACTGGAAAAGAGTAGGCAACAACAACTGGGTCTTTGGGGAAAGAGGAGGAATAACCCTAATCGAACACCCTACCATAGCCATAAAACGACACACCAAAGTCAAAGAACACGCATCCCCTTACGATGGGAACACGACATATTGGGCAACAAGAAAAGGAAAACATCCCGAACTTAAAGACTCAATATCCCAATTGCTTAAAAAGCAGAAGGGCAAATGCAATTGGTGCAAGTTAAACTTCCAAGAAGGAGAATTAATCGAAAAAGACCACATAATATCCAGAATTATAGCTGGAAACAAAAAAGATAATCTCCAACTACTACACAGACACTGCCATAACGAAAAAACTAAGGAAGACCTTAAGTTAATCAAAAAACACAAGGTAGAAATGCTCAACGCAAATAAAAAGCGAAAGGCAGAAAAGGAATACAAAAATCTCATGAAACAATTCAACAAACTGAATTGGATATGGATAGATGATATTCCGACCTTAGTAGGTACTCATAAAGAGCCAGGAAAGAGAGGAGCCGTGTGA
- a CDS encoding thermonuclease family protein, whose translation MKAKLFLFYLRYRKPLILVSGAIALISTSSYSWLEYKSRSIKYNPWQVVEVTASDRFTIVRDNETKTIRLCGISAVGEEARDYLRSLVNKGDGTVQLEKRKETYEAWVMLKPDFESEIHLNTWMVEKGMARHDERNFSHCLSNEELKWAEEIARENKLGIWKR comes from the coding sequence ATGAAAGCCAAGCTATTTCTCTTTTATCTCCGCTATCGCAAACCTTTAATTCTTGTCTCTGGTGCGATCGCTCTAATTTCTACTAGCTCTTACTCTTGGCTGGAGTATAAATCTAGATCTATTAAATATAATCCCTGGCAAGTAGTTGAGGTTACGGCAAGCGATCGCTTTACTATAGTTCGTGATAATGAAACTAAAACCATTCGCCTGTGTGGCATTTCAGCAGTAGGAGAGGAAGCTAGAGATTATTTGCGATCGCTTGTTAATAAAGGTGATGGTACGGTTCAGCTTGAGAAAAGAAAGGAAACTTATGAAGCTTGGGTAATGCTTAAGCCCGATTTTGAGTCAGAGATTCACCTTAATACTTGGATGGTAGAAAAAGGTATGGCTAGACATGATGAACGAAATTTTAGTCATTGTCTTAGCAATGAAGAATTGAAATGGGCAGAAGAAATAGCTAGAGAAAATAAATTAGGTATTTGGAAGCGTTAG
- a CDS encoding helix-turn-helix domain-containing protein, with protein sequence MLKVDYARWNQSKELLRTEALAAKHPRTRERLMALYEISEGKSATKVGEQTRRNPQTVMEWVHRYNQEGLKAVEYQRTGGRNPFFPKRCEKI encoded by the coding sequence ATGTTAAAAGTAGATTACGCTCGTTGGAATCAAAGCAAAGAGTTATTAAGAACAGAGGCATTGGCTGCCAAACATCCTCGAACAAGAGAGAGACTGATGGCATTGTATGAAATTAGTGAAGGGAAAAGTGCTACAAAGGTAGGGGAACAAACCCGAAGAAATCCCCAAACAGTAATGGAATGGGTGCATCGTTATAATCAAGAAGGTCTCAAAGCCGTCGAGTATCAAAGAACGGGAGGAAGAAACCCTTTTTTTCCGAAACGGTGCGAAAAGATTTAG
- a CDS encoding IS630 family transposase produces the protein MRKDLGNQIQKALLRSALAPQERGRKSQGFPRWTLKRFVHWLKQKWKINCCRETVRKTLKQMGFSWKKAKKLLNKGNTAKRAEFVEQITELLEDALHQKRLIIYIDEAHIHLDTDEGYGWSIRGERFWVSSSSPGRKKVSFYGVYLYNQAQTRIFPYEKAEKINTIDVLKKLRVEFPQQQITVVWDGAPYHRAKVVTEAASAMDIHLLQLPGYSPDFMPVEHLWQWLREDITYHVCYDQQQELISAVADFQHLINTTPLFLSDRLWVKKHLDPEEEKLRFSK, from the coding sequence GTGCGAAAAGATTTAGGGAATCAAATCCAGAAAGCTCTTTTAAGGTCAGCATTAGCACCACAAGAAAGAGGGAGGAAATCTCAAGGGTTTCCACGTTGGACGTTAAAAAGATTCGTCCACTGGCTGAAACAGAAGTGGAAGATAAATTGTTGTCGAGAGACAGTCAGAAAAACTCTTAAGCAGATGGGTTTTTCCTGGAAGAAAGCGAAGAAGTTGCTTAATAAAGGCAATACCGCCAAAAGAGCTGAATTTGTCGAACAAATTACTGAATTATTAGAGGATGCACTTCATCAAAAGCGATTAATTATCTATATTGATGAAGCCCATATACATTTAGATACCGATGAAGGTTACGGTTGGTCAATTCGGGGAGAAAGGTTTTGGGTCAGCTCTAGTTCTCCTGGAAGAAAGAAAGTCTCTTTTTATGGTGTTTACCTCTATAATCAGGCGCAAACCAGAATTTTTCCTTATGAGAAAGCAGAGAAAATTAATACCATTGATGTTCTCAAAAAGTTGCGAGTCGAATTTCCCCAGCAACAAATAACTGTGGTTTGGGATGGCGCACCATATCATCGTGCTAAAGTGGTCACCGAGGCAGCATCAGCAATGGACATCCATCTTCTACAATTACCTGGCTATAGCCCAGATTTTATGCCTGTCGAACATCTTTGGCAATGGCTCAGAGAAGACATAACTTATCATGTTTGTTATGACCAACAACAAGAGTTAATTTCTGCTGTTGCTGATTTTCAGCATCTAATTAATACTACTCCACTGTTTTTAAGCGATCGCTTGTGGGTTAAAAAACACCTCGATCCAGAAGAAGAAAAACTACGGTTTTCAAAGTAG
- a CDS encoding alpha-hydroxy acid oxidase — protein MNRPINLFEYEVTAKQHLKPMALDYYQSGALDEITLRENRLAINRYRLRPRMLVDVSQRNLTTKLLGQTLNVPILIAPMAFQCLANSEGEIATAQAAATSGVVMILSTLSTKSLEAVATQKQNTPQWFQLYIHRDRSLTETLVRRAEAAGYEALCLTVDAHMLGKRESDRRNQFTLPKTMELANLVSMTNLAIPQTSQESGLFAYFAQQIDPSVTWKDLEWLQSITSLPVLVKGILRGDDGLNRIYFENRSFSSSGSRCFLTHKRSLKNSGVVLIRC, from the coding sequence TTGAACAGACCAATCAATCTATTTGAATACGAAGTCACTGCCAAACAGCATTTAAAACCAATGGCTCTCGATTATTACCAGAGCGGTGCTTTGGATGAAATTACTTTGAGAGAAAATCGTTTAGCCATCAATCGCTATCGACTTCGCCCCAGAATGTTAGTCGATGTAAGTCAGCGTAATTTGACCACCAAACTCTTAGGACAAACTCTAAACGTACCCATTCTCATTGCACCGATGGCTTTTCAGTGTCTAGCTAATTCAGAGGGTGAAATTGCCACTGCTCAAGCCGCAGCCACTAGTGGAGTGGTAATGATACTCAGTACCTTGTCTACTAAAAGTTTAGAAGCAGTCGCTACTCAAAAACAGAATACGCCTCAATGGTTTCAACTCTATATTCATCGCGATCGCTCTCTTACTGAAACCCTGGTACGACGAGCCGAAGCTGCTGGATATGAGGCTTTATGTTTGACCGTAGATGCCCATATGTTAGGCAAAAGAGAAAGCGATCGCCGCAATCAGTTTACTTTACCTAAGACAATGGAACTGGCTAATCTCGTTTCCATGACCAATTTGGCTATTCCTCAAACGTCACAAGAGTCGGGTTTGTTTGCCTATTTTGCCCAACAAATAGATCCGAGCGTTACCTGGAAGGATTTAGAATGGTTGCAGTCGATTACCTCTTTACCCGTGCTAGTAAAAGGAATTTTGCGAGGCGATGACGGTCTAAACCGCATCTACTTTGAAAACCGTAGTTTTTCTTCTTCTGGATCGAGGTGTTTTTTAACCCACAAGCGATCGCTTAAAAACAGTGGAGTAGTATTAATTAGATGCTGA
- a CDS encoding SDR family oxidoreductase, translating into MVSERDKILVAGATGGVGQLVVAKLLAKNLQVRALTRTRAKARSMFDNRVDAVEGDIRYSDTLAEAVRDIDYIICCTGTTAFPSLRWDFTNFFQPSNTPEAVDSKGVKNLVAAAPSDLKRLVFVSSAGVLRKDELPYNILNAFGVLDAKLAGEKAIVSSGIPYTIIRPARLIDGPYTSYDLNTLLRAKTDGKKGVKIESGDCFSGETSRIDVANACVESLFSDNTINKDFSIVNDGERPENVDWLQLFSRL; encoded by the coding sequence ATGGTATCGGAAAGAGATAAAATTCTGGTTGCAGGTGCTACGGGTGGTGTCGGACAGTTAGTGGTAGCAAAACTACTAGCTAAAAATCTTCAGGTTCGGGCTTTGACTAGAACCAGAGCTAAAGCAAGATCGATGTTCGACAATAGAGTTGATGCTGTGGAGGGAGATATTCGTTATTCCGATACTCTAGCTGAAGCTGTACGGGATATAGATTATATTATTTGCTGTACGGGAACTACTGCTTTTCCTTCTCTGCGTTGGGATTTTACCAATTTCTTTCAACCTTCTAATACTCCTGAAGCAGTAGATAGTAAAGGAGTAAAGAACCTAGTTGCTGCTGCACCGTCAGATTTAAAAAGATTAGTATTTGTCTCTTCGGCAGGGGTATTACGAAAAGATGAACTGCCCTACAATATTCTTAATGCCTTCGGGGTACTTGATGCTAAGTTGGCAGGAGAAAAAGCGATTGTTAGTTCTGGTATTCCTTATACAATTATCAGACCAGCTAGATTAATTGATGGTCCTTATACTTCCTATGATTTAAATACACTGCTTCGGGCTAAAACTGATGGTAAGAAAGGAGTAAAAATAGAATCAGGCGATTGCTTTAGCGGAGAAACCAGTCGTATCGATGTAGCTAACGCTTGCGTAGAATCATTATTTTCTGACAATACTATTAATAAAGATTTTTCAATTGTCAACGATGGAGAAAGACCTGAAAATGTTGATTGGTTGCAACTTTTCTCGCGATTGTAA
- a CDS encoding MotA/TolQ/ExbB proton channel family protein, with amino-acid sequence MSTANNKQINLEYADSLHQVLNIDLLKVFAFGIVTTIGIYGGILLTGSSYLIDLLYNRGFTQYLVIFLASCVSVFICFKFRKIYAERKLLTKEIIPARTAFINHNSYEIASLQKSLAQAKSLLAIRCSRVIASYITTGDRQTVADFITDDSSFFTAASASSYVLPRIVVWAIPLLGFIGTVVGISSAVNGFSSFLSSAEEIEQIKEGIGLVTSGLAVAFDTTLLALLLSVLVMLPLVAVERLESQLLLSVDIYLNDRILSKLKNKELETQAAANSPTEKMVEEVSRVQQINSQLLKQIELTTSALEQQASVVERLQQNVQTDSSSKSSTSSQLDFVLERVNHNLSQLEPILRELNLPRRLVLVEEKNKES; translated from the coding sequence ATGAGTACCGCCAACAATAAGCAAATAAATCTAGAGTATGCCGATTCGCTACATCAGGTGCTGAACATAGATTTATTGAAGGTATTTGCTTTTGGGATCGTTACTACCATTGGTATTTATGGGGGAATTTTACTCACTGGTAGTTCCTATTTAATTGATTTGCTTTACAATCGTGGCTTTACTCAGTATTTAGTGATTTTTTTGGCAAGCTGCGTATCTGTGTTTATCTGCTTTAAATTCAGAAAAATTTATGCCGAGCGCAAGCTATTGACCAAAGAAATCATTCCCGCTCGAACTGCTTTTATCAATCATAACTCCTATGAAATAGCTAGTTTGCAGAAAAGTTTGGCACAAGCTAAAAGTTTGCTTGCCATTCGCTGTAGTCGAGTAATCGCTTCCTATATCACTACAGGCGACCGCCAAACCGTAGCCGATTTTATCACTGATGATTCTTCATTTTTTACCGCAGCTTCGGCATCTTCTTATGTTTTACCTCGTATTGTAGTTTGGGCAATTCCGCTACTGGGTTTTATCGGAACTGTTGTCGGAATAAGTAGTGCGGTAAATGGATTTTCTAGCTTTTTATCTAGTGCCGAAGAAATCGAACAGATTAAAGAGGGCATTGGTTTGGTAACTAGCGGTTTGGCAGTAGCTTTCGATACAACACTGTTAGCTTTGCTTCTCAGCGTTTTGGTAATGCTTCCTTTAGTAGCAGTAGAAAGACTAGAATCCCAGCTATTGCTGTCGGTCGATATCTATCTTAACGATCGCATTTTATCTAAGCTCAAGAACAAAGAGCTAGAAACTCAGGCTGCGGCTAATAGTCCTACCGAAAAAATGGTTGAAGAAGTCAGTCGAGTACAGCAAATAAATTCTCAGTTACTCAAACAAATCGAGCTAACCACTTCAGCATTAGAACAACAAGCATCTGTGGTCGAACGTCTCCAACAAAACGTACAAACAGATAGTTCTTCAAAATCTTCAACTTCTTCTCAATTAGATTTTGTTTTAGAACGGGTAAATCACAATTTATCCCAGCTAGAACCCATACTTAGAGAACTCAATCTACCCCGCCGTTTAGTATTAGTCGAAGAAAAAAACAAAGAATCCTAA